The Bacteroidota bacterium sequence CTACGTGCATCGTTGGGGCATTGATATCAATACCGCCATAAACGTGGGGATGACAACTGTTAAAAGCGAATACTAAGCCTACTAGTATTACTATCAAATACAATATTCTTTTTATTTTCTGCATGACACCAATTTTAATTCTTTGCAATTTCCTCTTTTATCATTTCCATTTCTTCAGGAATAATTGTTCTTAATAAAATTCCTGCTCCACCCGGGTCAGTAATTACAGCAACTAAAGACCCATTTGGGTTCTTGTGCGCTTGTAATAAAACTTTACCCCCAAATTTTTCAACTTTAGATATTACATCGTCTATATTTTCAACATAGATGTAAGTAAACCATGCATTTTTAATTTTATCATTTGGCGTAACAGTAATTCCGGCTCTACTAATTCCGGCACTGCTTAAGACTTTATAGCTTTTATTGTTTATTTTTCTTTCTTCTAATGTGTAGCCAAATAGCGAGCTATAGAATTTTGCCGGTTTTTCAATATCTAATGTCCAATATTCATTCCACAGCCAATCACCATTTTGTGGAACTTTCGCTTCGGGTGTTCCGCTTGTTGATTGTAGCATTGCAAAGGCTGCACCTTCTGAATCTGCTGCTAAGGCTAAATAACCTCTGCCTTCAATTTTTAAAGGGTCTCCATAAAGTTTAGCTCCTAATTTTTTTGCAGTTTCTATAGATTGATTTATATCAAAAACAGAAATAGACGATACCCATTGGGTTATTGTAGAGGCATTATCAAATTTTGTTACATCTACTATACCTCCAATAGGTCTTCCCCATTTATAGATCATTGTATAATTATAATTATTGGCTAATTCATATGTGTCGAATTCCCAACCAAAAAGCTTAGAGTAGAATATTTTACTCTCTTCTACTTTTGTTGTTAGTAGATCGTGCCATACAAATTTCCCCTGAACATAATTGTCATTTGATTGAGCCGTAATAGGAGGGGCAGTTAAGGATGGTGAACACGACGACAGTATTACTATAAAAATAGTAATTATTAAGGTATAATAATTCTTAATCATAGTATTAAACTTTAAAATTAATCTTTTGTTTATACTATTAAATTTAAGAATAATTATTGACAACTACATTGTAATAGGTTGGTTATGTGTTTATTGCGAAGTGTTGGTGTTTAATTTGCGTTTAACAATTCAAAAAGTTTAGATTTTTTTGTTCTGCTAAGTGGCAGTTCCTGTTTTTCAATTTCAACAGTTTTGCTGTTAAACTTTTTGACTCTCTCAAGGTTTACTATAAAAGATTTGTGTATTCTCATAAATCTTTCCTCCGGAAGTTTAGCTACAAATGCTTTCATCGTAGATAGGACAATATAGTTTTCATCATCTGTAACAACCTTTACGTAGTCACCTATAGCTTCAATCCACTTGATATTTTTTAAATATACTTTCTTATTTACTAAATTGCTTTTTACAAATATAGTTTCATCTGCACTTTCGAACTCATCGGTATTGTAAACTTTTTCGTGTAGTAAAATTGCCCGTTCTATTGCCTTGTTAAAACTTTCCGATTGAATTGGCTTGGTTAAAAAACCTGTGACGTTATATTTAAACGCATCGTAGGCGTATTCTTTTTTAGCAGTAGTGATAATAACCTGAGTATTTCCTTCTAAAGTGTCGAGAAAATCAAATCCGGATATAACCGGCATTTCTATATCTAAGAAAATTAAATCTACCTTGGTATTTTTAATTGCTTCGCGGGTTTCGATAGCATTTGTAAATTTACCGATAAGGTTCAGGGCAGGATGTTTTCTAACTAATTCTGAAATTAGTTTTAATTGAATTTTCGAATCATCAATCGTTACACAGTTCAACATGGCAGGTAGTTACATTTTAATTTTAGGCAATAAAAATGCTAGAAAAATCTTCATTAAAATATTTCAAAAACAAGATATAATGGTGCTTTTAGCACAGCCTATTTATATCAGTACTAATATATAAAGACATTTTAATC is a genomic window containing:
- a CDS encoding VOC family protein, yielding MIKNYYTLIITIFIVILSSCSPSLTAPPITAQSNDNYVQGKFVWHDLLTTKVEESKIFYSKLFGWEFDTYELANNYNYTMIYKWGRPIGGIVDVTKFDNASTITQWVSSISVFDINQSIETAKKLGAKLYGDPLKIEGRGYLALAADSEGAAFAMLQSTSGTPEAKVPQNGDWLWNEYWTLDIEKPAKFYSSLFGYTLEERKINNKSYKVLSSAGISRAGITVTPNDKIKNAWFTYIYVENIDDVISKVEKFGGKVLLQAHKNPNGSLVAVITDPGGAGILLRTIIPEEMEMIKEEIAKN
- a CDS encoding LytTR family DNA-binding domain-containing protein, with the translated sequence MLNCVTIDDSKIQLKLISELVRKHPALNLIGKFTNAIETREAIKNTKVDLIFLDIEMPVISGFDFLDTLEGNTQVIITTAKKEYAYDAFKYNVTGFLTKPIQSESFNKAIERAILLHEKVYNTDEFESADETIFVKSNLVNKKVYLKNIKWIEAIGDYVKVVTDDENYIVLSTMKAFVAKLPEERFMRIHKSFIVNLERVKKFNSKTVEIEKQELPLSRTKKSKLFELLNAN